One part of the Bacteroidia bacterium genome encodes these proteins:
- a CDS encoding tyrosine recombinase XerC: MLDQIFYSYLKVEKQYSIHTLEAYQGDLATLEEFLNREEEISCFDETEVKTVHHRMLRAWMGELFESGLSARSVARKISSVKTYFNFLQRNEKVSNNPAARIKVPKFDKKLPAFLKESETENLFELIKFDDDFEGIRDKCMLELLYGCGLRRSELLGLKLADLDFYNMQVLIRGKGNKERILPFGKHVKASLEAYMQMAEDEGFPLEDVFFRKKDGAPIYSGLIYRRVKKYLGQVSSLAQKSPHVLRHTFATHLLDNGADLNAIKELLGHSSLASTQVYTHNSIKKLQRVYQQAHPRASNHKDDSI, from the coding sequence ATGCTAGATCAGATCTTTTATTCCTATCTAAAGGTTGAGAAACAATACTCAATTCATACGCTTGAGGCCTATCAAGGCGATCTGGCTACTCTCGAGGAATTTCTCAATCGTGAAGAAGAAATATCCTGTTTCGATGAGACCGAAGTTAAAACGGTACATCACCGCATGCTAAGAGCATGGATGGGCGAGTTATTTGAAAGTGGCCTGTCAGCCCGATCTGTTGCCAGAAAAATTTCCTCTGTTAAAACCTATTTCAACTTTCTCCAGAGAAATGAAAAGGTATCAAACAATCCAGCGGCCCGCATAAAAGTTCCCAAATTCGATAAAAAGTTGCCCGCTTTTCTCAAGGAAAGTGAGACAGAGAATCTTTTTGAACTCATCAAATTCGATGATGATTTCGAAGGTATCAGAGATAAATGTATGCTGGAACTTCTCTATGGTTGTGGCCTGAGAAGATCTGAGTTATTGGGACTAAAGCTGGCGGACCTGGATTTTTATAATATGCAGGTTTTGATTCGAGGTAAAGGCAATAAAGAACGAATTCTTCCTTTTGGGAAGCATGTAAAAGCTAGCCTGGAAGCATACATGCAGATGGCTGAAGACGAAGGTTTCCCTTTGGAGGATGTCTTTTTCAGAAAGAAAGATGGTGCTCCTATTTATTCAGGCCTGATCTACAGAAGGGTCAAAAAGTATCTGGGACAGGTTAGTTCCCTTGCCCAGAAAAGTCCACATGTGCTCAGGCATACATTTGCTACTCATTTGCTTGACAATGGGGCTGATCTAAACGCCATCAAGGAACTATTGGGTCATAGCAGTCTGGCATCCACGCAGGTCTATACCCACAATAGTATAAAGAAACTTCAACGTGTATATCAACAGGCTCATCCAAGAGCCTCTAACCATAAAGATGATAGCATATGA
- a CDS encoding M42 family metallopeptidase, with amino-acid sequence MASKTIIKKSSLKFLTSYINNASPTGFESSGQKLWLDYIKPYIDDYQVDAYGSVYGVVNPKAKYKVVIEAHADEIAWFVNYISESGMIYVIRNGGSDHQIAPSKRVNIHTEKGIVPAVFGWPAIHTRRGDKEQNPTLKNIFLDCGCTSKKEVEALGVHVGCVITYQDEFEVLNKNFFMGRALDNRMGGFMIAEVARLLKENKVKLPFGLYIVNAVQEEIGLRGAQMIAERIQPDVAIVTDVTHDTSTPMIDKITRGDVKAGKGPAMTVGPAVHNNLLRLIQDTAREQKIEFQREASSRSTGTDTDAFAYSNMGVPSALISLPLRYMHTTVEMAHKSDVEAVIKLIYHTLQNIKNNHDFRYFS; translated from the coding sequence ATGGCAAGCAAAACTATCATTAAAAAATCTTCGCTTAAATTCCTTACTTCTTATATAAATAATGCTTCCCCCACAGGTTTTGAATCCAGCGGCCAAAAACTATGGCTGGATTACATAAAACCTTATATCGACGACTATCAAGTTGATGCCTATGGGAGCGTTTATGGAGTTGTCAACCCTAAAGCGAAATATAAAGTTGTTATTGAAGCACATGCAGATGAGATCGCATGGTTTGTAAACTACATTTCTGAAAGCGGGATGATTTATGTGATCCGAAACGGAGGATCAGATCATCAAATTGCTCCTTCGAAAAGGGTAAACATTCATACAGAAAAGGGAATTGTACCTGCCGTATTTGGTTGGCCTGCTATACATACCCGTAGAGGAGATAAAGAGCAAAATCCTACCCTCAAAAATATTTTCCTGGATTGTGGCTGTACCAGTAAAAAGGAAGTTGAAGCCCTGGGAGTTCATGTCGGCTGTGTGATTACCTATCAGGATGAATTTGAAGTTCTCAACAAGAACTTCTTCATGGGAAGAGCTTTAGACAATCGTATGGGAGGGTTTATGATTGCTGAGGTCGCTCGCCTCTTAAAAGAAAACAAAGTGAAACTTCCATTTGGGCTTTATATCGTAAATGCAGTTCAGGAAGAAATTGGTTTGAGGGGGGCACAAATGATAGCCGAAAGAATCCAGCCAGATGTAGCCATTGTTACGGATGTTACCCATGATACTTCTACTCCTATGATTGACAAGATCACAAGGGGAGATGTGAAAGCAGGCAAAGGGCCGGCCATGACTGTAGGGCCTGCAGTGCATAACAATCTGCTTCGCCTGATTCAGGATACTGCACGCGAACAAAAAATTGAATTTCAAAGAGAGGCATCTTCACGATCAACAGGGACCGATACAGATGCCTTTGCATATTCTAATATGGGAGTTCCTTCTGCCTTGATTTCATTGCCTCTTCGGTATATGCATACTACGGTTGAGATGGCACATAAATCAGATGTAGAAGCGGTAATCAAGCTTATCTACCATACGCTTCAAAACATCAAGAACAACCACGATTTTCGTTATTTTTCTTAG
- the trxA gene encoding thioredoxin — protein sequence MEVKKSFNDLISSEEPVLVDFFATWCGPCKAMNPVVKELAQEVSGKARVIKIDIDKNQQAAMQYGVQAVPTFMIFKKGEIVWRHTGGTSLSNLKQAVSQFA from the coding sequence ATGGAAGTCAAGAAAAGTTTTAACGATTTAATCTCAAGCGAAGAACCTGTATTGGTAGACTTTTTTGCTACCTGGTGTGGCCCTTGTAAGGCAATGAATCCGGTTGTTAAGGAATTGGCGCAGGAAGTTTCCGGTAAGGCAAGAGTTATCAAAATAGATATCGACAAGAACCAGCAAGCAGCTATGCAATATGGGGTTCAAGCAGTACCTACCTTTATGATTTTCAAAAAAGGAGAAATTGTCTGGAGGCACACTGGGGGCACCTCATTGAGCAATTTAAAGCAGGCGGTAAGCCAATTCGCTTAG
- a CDS encoding serine hydrolase: MSTKKYIGIGLMLGFIALLFFIYPIGKSSISVLSGYSAKAACSCVFVAHRELQTVIDEELAAYNAFIDVSIDKEGKKAIAIAAGTERIAVYREGLGCSLLPEGMSQAEEVAGFEPVDLPSENPDSLQWPFGSMDTLAYPSSVNKEKLNAAFEKIFTESNPELLQNTRAALVVYQDKIIGERYAEGFDKSTPHLGWSMTKSVTNALTGILVGRGELDVSEKAPIAEWERANDPRNAISLDDLMRMSSGLDFEEVYFGDADATRMLFMEKSTGDYAIKSKLAHKPDTHWSYSSGTTNIISKIIRDRFESHSEYLRFPRKALFNKIGMRSAQMEPDAGGTYVGSSFMYATARDWARFGLLYLYDGVWAGERILPEGWVDYSRKRTPTSEHGLYSAQFWNAATKKVGTPMSRYWPELPEDIYYASGFEGQQVVIIPSKDMVIVRLGLTADRAAWDLGAFIKGVLESIEE, encoded by the coding sequence ATGTCAACAAAAAAATATATAGGAATTGGGCTGATGCTAGGATTCATTGCCCTCCTCTTCTTCATTTATCCCATAGGTAAATCTTCGATCTCCGTATTGTCAGGTTATTCAGCTAAGGCAGCATGTTCCTGTGTCTTTGTGGCTCATCGAGAGTTACAGACGGTAATCGATGAAGAATTGGCTGCCTACAATGCATTTATAGATGTGAGTATAGATAAAGAGGGAAAAAAAGCAATTGCTATTGCAGCCGGCACAGAACGCATAGCTGTTTACAGAGAGGGACTGGGTTGCTCTTTATTGCCAGAGGGAATGAGCCAGGCTGAGGAAGTTGCTGGATTTGAGCCAGTAGACTTGCCATCGGAAAATCCTGATAGCCTGCAATGGCCGTTTGGAAGTATGGATACCCTGGCATATCCCAGCTCTGTAAATAAAGAGAAATTAAATGCCGCTTTTGAAAAAATATTTACAGAATCAAATCCTGAACTTCTCCAAAATACCCGAGCCGCCCTGGTTGTATATCAAGATAAAATAATTGGGGAGAGATATGCTGAAGGCTTTGATAAAAGCACGCCCCATCTCGGTTGGTCTATGACCAAAAGTGTAACCAATGCCCTGACCGGAATTTTGGTGGGAAGAGGTGAACTGGATGTTTCTGAAAAAGCTCCTATAGCAGAATGGGAGAGAGCGAATGATCCAAGAAATGCAATTAGTCTGGACGATTTGATGCGAATGAGCAGCGGCTTGGATTTTGAAGAAGTCTATTTTGGAGATGCAGATGCGACCCGCATGTTGTTCATGGAAAAAAGCACAGGAGACTATGCAATCAAATCCAAACTGGCCCACAAGCCTGATACCCATTGGTCTTATTCCAGTGGAACAACCAATATCATTTCTAAAATCATTCGGGATCGCTTTGAATCCCATAGTGAATACCTGCGTTTCCCACGCAAAGCCTTATTCAACAAAATTGGCATGAGGAGTGCTCAAATGGAGCCTGATGCAGGAGGGACCTATGTAGGTTCGTCTTTTATGTATGCTACCGCTCGCGATTGGGCGAGATTTGGTCTTTTGTATTTGTATGATGGAGTTTGGGCAGGCGAAAGAATCCTTCCGGAAGGCTGGGTGGATTATAGCCGCAAACGTACCCCTACTTCTGAACACGGTTTATACTCAGCACAATTCTGGAATGCAGCTACCAAAAAAGTAGGCACGCCCATGAGTCGCTATTGGCCCGAATTACCAGAGGATATTTATTATGCCAGTGGTTTCGAAGGCCAACAGGTCGTCATCATACCTTCAAAAGATATGGTCATTGTCAGACTGGGCCTAACCGCGGATCGGGCTGCCTGGGATTTAGGAGCTTTTATAAAAGGAGTACTGGAAAGTATTGAGGAGTAG
- the raiA gene encoding ribosome-associated translation inhibitor RaiA: MKITINSVHFSAADRLRNYIEKRMNKLDRFFDRVVDARVNLKLQQEVKGANKSVEIALHVPGNTLIAQVQSSSFEQATNQAIEKIKTQLKKHKEKLEAR; encoded by the coding sequence ATGAAAATCACCATTAATTCCGTACACTTCAGCGCAGCTGATCGTTTGAGAAATTACATTGAGAAAAGGATGAATAAACTCGACCGTTTCTTCGACCGGGTGGTAGATGCCCGGGTAAACCTCAAACTACAGCAAGAGGTGAAAGGAGCTAATAAATCTGTGGAAATTGCTCTTCATGTCCCTGGCAACACCTTAATCGCCCAAGTCCAAAGCAGCTCCTTTGAGCAAGCTACCAATCAAGCTATCGAAAAAATTAAAACTCAGCTGAAAAAGCACAAAGAGAAGTTGGAAGCCCGGTGA
- a CDS encoding sterol desaturase family protein → MGGLQYAGLIVPILLILVALEYYVSRRKGVQVYSLEDTLVNACCGMLERLFDFFWVIMMYFIFAWLFENVAPWQVPNNPATWFVGLLIGDFLAYWHHRLSHEINFMWAAHIVHHQSEELNMTTVFRVSAFAVINRAFFWIWMPILGFDPVMTTSVIVFIGLYQFVSHTRLVNKMGILEKFMVTPSHHRVHHARNEKYLDMNYGHVFIIWDKMLGTFREEEEEPDFGITTGFESSSPYRAYFFYWADLFRRAKEATHWQDKIKIFLKPPSWNPEGADSTPAEFSVDENGNRRKYVAKTPFRLQLYIFFSVLLTMIGFISLLLIKKTFELPSVGDLIASPQIIALTILVTYSVFAHGVILERKKWALWADYFRLALWAICIPILLWSTPFAVFSMIGAYLLLGIFAVWLIRMRNFFDRGTETKNEKLQTVVAN, encoded by the coding sequence ATGGGTGGTTTACAATACGCCGGACTTATAGTTCCTATTCTGTTAATTCTGGTTGCCCTCGAATATTATGTTTCCCGCCGCAAGGGAGTTCAGGTATACTCTTTAGAAGATACCCTGGTGAATGCTTGCTGTGGCATGCTGGAGCGCCTATTCGACTTTTTCTGGGTGATCATGATGTATTTCATCTTTGCCTGGCTATTTGAAAATGTAGCTCCCTGGCAAGTACCCAATAATCCTGCGACCTGGTTTGTAGGACTCTTGATTGGTGATTTTCTCGCTTATTGGCATCACAGGTTGAGCCATGAAATCAATTTCATGTGGGCGGCGCATATCGTTCACCATCAGAGTGAAGAACTGAATATGACAACTGTGTTCCGGGTTTCAGCCTTCGCGGTAATCAACAGAGCATTCTTCTGGATTTGGATGCCTATTCTGGGATTCGATCCGGTAATGACGACCTCCGTCATTGTATTCATCGGTTTGTATCAATTTGTTTCCCATACCCGTCTGGTCAATAAAATGGGGATCCTGGAGAAATTTATGGTTACTCCTTCTCATCACCGAGTTCACCATGCTAGAAATGAAAAATACCTGGATATGAATTACGGACACGTATTTATCATCTGGGACAAAATGCTCGGAACCTTCAGAGAGGAAGAAGAAGAACCAGATTTTGGGATCACTACCGGTTTTGAAAGTAGCAGTCCTTATAGAGCTTATTTCTTCTATTGGGCTGATCTCTTTAGGAGGGCGAAAGAAGCTACCCACTGGCAGGATAAGATTAAGATTTTCCTCAAACCACCCAGCTGGAATCCGGAAGGAGCGGATAGTACTCCTGCAGAATTTAGCGTGGATGAAAATGGGAACAGAAGAAAGTATGTGGCAAAGACCCCTTTTCGCCTGCAACTTTACATTTTCTTTTCTGTTTTGCTGACCATGATAGGGTTTATTAGCCTCCTGCTCATCAAAAAGACCTTTGAGTTGCCCTCGGTAGGTGATCTGATTGCAAGTCCACAAATTATAGCACTTACTATCTTGGTTACCTATTCTGTCTTTGCACATGGGGTGATTCTGGAGCGCAAGAAATGGGCGCTTTGGGCAGATTATTTCCGCTTGGCGCTATGGGCCATTTGTATTCCGATTCTCTTGTGGAGTACTCCCTTCGCTGTGTTTAGCATGATAGGAGCTTACCTTCTGCTGGGGATTTTTGCAGTTTGGCTAATCCGGATGAGAAATTTCTTTGACCGCGGTACCGAAACTAAAAATGAAAAGTTGCAAACAGTTGTAGCGAACTAA
- a CDS encoding EcsC family protein, which produces MAKLNASENKILDEIAKWKSQSPSFLNRATDFVSKPFSWLTSKLIPEDVKGSVNGVTEKIVEKIQDVTQWSVNSNDVLESTREFEIHSTSIEGLKKASIHDLDHVSEKFIDSNTRMGTISGVGTGIVGWPGLIADLPTLFVLSIRQISQVALCYGFDIADPNASAEDKAYEMEYMMRTFKIATSSDSVQKQRALAELKDFEAGRHSDVYSVVGGDFATKHIGKGATNFISRMIIKEIVERTITKKAVGLVPGLGAIFGGGFNYVYLKDVGETAFMLYRERFLLDKKGRKNTIKIDIE; this is translated from the coding sequence ATGGCCAAATTAAACGCTTCGGAAAATAAAATTCTCGACGAAATTGCTAAGTGGAAAAGCCAAAGTCCGAGCTTTCTCAATCGGGCGACGGATTTCGTTAGCAAACCCTTTTCCTGGCTCACCTCCAAGTTAATTCCCGAAGATGTCAAGGGAAGCGTAAATGGAGTTACGGAAAAAATAGTAGAAAAGATCCAGGATGTTACACAGTGGTCCGTTAACTCTAATGATGTTTTAGAGTCGACCCGTGAATTTGAGATTCATTCAACCAGTATTGAAGGACTCAAAAAAGCATCGATTCATGACCTGGATCATGTTTCCGAAAAATTTATTGATTCTAATACCCGAATGGGTACGATAAGCGGTGTCGGTACCGGCATCGTAGGATGGCCCGGACTTATTGCGGACCTCCCTACCCTCTTTGTTCTTTCTATCAGGCAAATCTCTCAAGTTGCCCTTTGCTATGGATTTGATATTGCAGATCCTAATGCAAGTGCTGAGGATAAAGCCTATGAGATGGAATACATGATGCGTACGTTTAAAATAGCTACCTCCTCTGATTCCGTTCAGAAGCAGCGTGCTCTCGCAGAGCTGAAAGACTTTGAAGCTGGAAGACATTCTGATGTATACAGTGTAGTAGGAGGAGATTTTGCGACCAAGCATATCGGCAAAGGAGCGACAAATTTCATCTCACGAATGATTATCAAGGAAATTGTTGAAAGAACCATTACAAAAAAGGCTGTGGGGCTTGTACCCGGTTTAGGTGCCATTTTTGGAGGTGGCTTCAACTATGTTTACCTGAAAGATGTCGGGGAAACAGCCTTTATGCTGTATCGCGAGCGCTTTCTCCTCGATAAAAAAGGCAGGAAAAATACAATCAAGATCGATATTGAGTAA
- the rpsU gene encoding 30S ribosomal protein S21 — protein MIIIRVKEGESVDRALRRYKKKFEKTGILKEVRSRMFYRKPSADKKESMKKAVNRQRHYANENY, from the coding sequence ATGATCATTATCAGAGTAAAAGAAGGAGAATCAGTTGATCGCGCCCTGCGCCGATATAAGAAAAAGTTCGAAAAGACAGGCATTCTGAAAGAAGTACGTAGTCGTATGTTCTATCGTAAGCCATCTGCCGACAAAAAGGAATCGATGAAAAAGGCTGTGAACCGTCAGCGTCATTACGCTAATGAAAACTACTAA
- a CDS encoding aldehyde dehydrogenase family protein: protein MKIINPATEQILTEIEADSPRLIHNAYHSAVEAQSLWAHRSLKDRIKHIRNFDQLLEESKEDLAKTLTNEVGKPFWQSINEINGARGRIAYFLNNSERWLAEESIHKSEGLTEKISYEPLGVIGNISAWNYPYLVGVNVFVPALIAGNAVLYKASEYAALTGLKIEALMHEAGIPQHVFQTITGGAETGETLLTLPLDGYFFTGSHKTGQYIYEKVAKKMVPCQMELGGKDPLYVNADNTDIKAVAAAAAEGAFYNAGQSCCAVERIYVHELHYDDFVEAFVEEVKNMKVGNPMDKDTYIGPLTRESQVDFLQNQAGHALLKGARIIYGEDRWEGKGYYFLPTIMVDVDHSMRIMTEESFGPLIGVQKVSGDAEAIALMKDTDYGLTAAVYSDHYESAEAVLKAMRSGSVYWNCCDRVSANLPWSGRGNSGIGSTLSYQGIRAFVQPKAYHLRG from the coding sequence ATGAAAATAATCAATCCAGCGACCGAACAAATCCTTACTGAAATTGAAGCAGATAGTCCTCGTCTTATTCATAATGCCTATCATTCTGCTGTGGAAGCCCAATCTTTATGGGCCCACCGCTCTTTAAAAGATCGAATCAAGCATATCCGCAATTTTGATCAATTGCTGGAAGAGAGCAAAGAAGATCTGGCTAAAACCCTGACCAATGAAGTGGGAAAGCCTTTCTGGCAATCCATAAATGAGATAAATGGGGCAAGGGGAAGGATCGCCTATTTTCTGAATAATTCGGAGCGCTGGCTTGCCGAAGAAAGTATCCACAAATCAGAAGGTCTGACAGAGAAAATTTCCTATGAGCCCTTGGGAGTTATCGGGAATATTTCTGCCTGGAACTATCCTTATTTGGTTGGGGTAAATGTTTTCGTGCCAGCACTGATAGCAGGCAATGCTGTTTTATATAAAGCTTCTGAATATGCAGCTTTGACCGGCTTGAAAATTGAAGCCCTAATGCATGAGGCGGGAATCCCGCAACATGTTTTTCAAACGATAACTGGAGGGGCAGAAACAGGGGAGACTTTATTGACGCTGCCATTGGATGGATACTTCTTTACCGGTTCTCATAAAACGGGTCAATATATATATGAAAAGGTTGCCAAAAAGATGGTCCCCTGTCAGATGGAATTGGGAGGGAAAGATCCTTTGTATGTGAACGCAGACAATACAGACATTAAAGCGGTAGCCGCCGCTGCTGCTGAGGGCGCTTTCTACAATGCTGGGCAGTCCTGTTGTGCAGTAGAAAGAATTTATGTGCATGAGCTTCATTATGATGACTTTGTAGAAGCTTTTGTAGAAGAGGTGAAAAATATGAAAGTGGGCAATCCTATGGATAAGGATACCTATATCGGGCCACTTACCAGGGAATCTCAGGTTGACTTCCTCCAAAATCAGGCAGGACATGCTTTACTCAAGGGAGCCAGAATTATATATGGAGAGGATAGATGGGAAGGCAAAGGTTATTATTTCCTGCCAACCATTATGGTGGATGTGGATCATAGCATGCGTATTATGACAGAAGAATCTTTTGGTCCCTTGATTGGAGTACAGAAAGTATCCGGGGATGCAGAAGCAATAGCCCTTATGAAGGATACGGATTATGGATTGACAGCTGCTGTTTATTCTGATCACTATGAAAGTGCGGAAGCTGTTTTGAAAGCCATGCGTTCCGGTTCGGTTTATTGGAATTGCTGCGACAGGGTAAGTGCCAATTTACCCTGGTCGGGAAGGGGAAACAGTGGAATTGGGAGTACGCTCTCCTATCAGGGAATTCGTGCCTTTGTTCAACCGAAAGCCTATCATTTGAGAGGCTAG
- a CDS encoding ATP-binding protein has protein sequence MISGLTTNPRILKELFDRLDVGCIIFELAEEVGSFLTKDEEGLSLFDLSDQLVCTSLNKIMRENLRMDHINKNYSLKDWLKDFPEAKDYLDICQKNGEVSFTHFFERLGPAGVWISGEYFINYDAAGNFEYLIGIFRDNSHEKRLEQKITLNENKLDFAELILEISQKLARIGTWRFDLKTYDLSWTETLYQIYDIPEDTSNLYEVFLSRIHPEDLTNFNTTFENAVQTGSSYTVRHRAIRRNGQVIYLSGNGHPIRSPEGEVVGYFGLCQDISDLKYTQIELEKSNRSLEDKVRERTRELEMSSQKMKVVLEQLQRQNEQLQQYTYIVSHNLRAPVANISGLSELFDFQNANSQENQEIIQHIGRVSKHLDQIIRDLNEILSTEGKIDEAATEINLKKEVDRVCEELSNEILNLNADLRINLVDIKKVKGVRGYLFSILHNLLENALKYRHPDRDPQIEIGAKSESNGYSIWVKDNGVGIDLSKDGEKLFKLKSRINDYGVQGTGMGLFLVKSHSEQLGGMVDVESKPGEGTCFRILFPE, from the coding sequence ATGATCTCAGGGCTGACGACCAACCCTCGAATCCTTAAAGAGCTCTTCGATCGCCTTGATGTAGGCTGCATAATATTTGAACTTGCAGAAGAAGTAGGCTCCTTCCTCACCAAAGATGAGGAAGGCCTATCCCTTTTTGATTTATCTGATCAGCTGGTCTGTACCTCTCTCAATAAAATCATGCGAGAGAACCTTCGCATGGATCATATCAATAAGAACTATTCCTTAAAAGACTGGTTGAAAGATTTTCCAGAAGCAAAAGACTATCTGGATATCTGTCAGAAGAATGGGGAAGTTAGTTTTACGCATTTTTTTGAACGACTAGGTCCCGCAGGCGTCTGGATCAGTGGGGAATATTTTATCAATTATGATGCGGCGGGAAATTTTGAATACCTCATTGGGATATTTAGGGATAACAGCCACGAAAAACGGCTGGAGCAAAAGATTACCTTAAATGAGAATAAGCTCGATTTTGCAGAACTTATTCTTGAAATCTCCCAGAAGCTGGCTCGTATTGGTACCTGGCGCTTTGATTTGAAGACCTATGACCTTAGCTGGACTGAGACCCTCTATCAGATATACGATATCCCGGAAGACACATCCAATCTTTATGAAGTTTTCCTAAGTCGCATCCATCCGGAAGACCTCACAAATTTCAATACGACCTTTGAGAATGCTGTTCAGACCGGCTCTTCCTATACAGTACGGCACAGAGCTATACGTCGAAATGGACAAGTGATCTATCTCTCTGGAAATGGACATCCCATTCGTTCTCCGGAAGGGGAGGTTGTCGGTTATTTTGGACTTTGCCAGGATATCAGTGATTTAAAGTATACACAGATAGAACTGGAGAAATCCAATCGTAGCCTGGAAGATAAAGTTCGAGAAAGGACCCGGGAACTCGAGATGTCCAGCCAGAAAATGAAAGTTGTGCTAGAGCAATTGCAAAGACAAAATGAGCAATTACAACAGTATACCTATATAGTTTCACATAACCTCAGGGCTCCTGTAGCCAATATCAGTGGTCTATCTGAGCTATTTGATTTTCAGAATGCCAATAGCCAGGAAAATCAGGAAATCATTCAGCACATAGGTCGCGTCAGTAAACACCTGGATCAGATCATCCGTGACTTGAATGAAATTTTGAGTACTGAGGGTAAAATTGACGAGGCTGCAACTGAAATTAATTTGAAAAAGGAGGTAGATCGAGTATGTGAGGAATTGAGTAATGAGATTCTAAACCTCAATGCTGATTTAAGGATAAACCTCGTGGATATAAAAAAAGTGAAAGGAGTTCGGGGCTATTTATTTAGTATTCTTCATAACCTTTTGGAGAATGCCCTGAAATACCGACATCCGGATCGCGACCCTCAAATTGAAATTGGAGCTAAATCGGAGTCGAATGGTTATTCGATTTGGGTGAAAGATAATGGAGTAGGAATAGACCTGAGTAAAGATGGGGAAAAGCTCTTCAAACTAAAGTCCCGGATCAATGATTACGGAGTCCAGGGAACGGGAATGGGGCTCTTTCTGGTCAAATCCCATTCCGAGCAATTGGGGGGAATGGTAGATGTTGAAAGTAAACCTGGAGAAGGGACTTGCTTCAGGATTTTATTTCCGGAATAG
- a CDS encoding aminotransferase class V-fold PLP-dependent enzyme, whose product MNPEEVQRYRAETPGTQHVIHFNNAGSSLLPTPVFDAVDAYLKSEYLIGGYETCDKYADGFAFSKEKLGELIGAKADEIALLESATTAWYKAFLGLNLQEGDVVLTSQTEYVSNFLGFLREKKYQGIEIQIIPNNQWGEIDVEALEKMISPSVKLIAISHIPTNGGLVQPAAEVGRIAHAHNIPYLLDACQTIGQIPVDVADLGCDMLSATGRKFLRGPRGTGFLYVREDFMDKLDPPLPDLFSFEWDEIESYSPRQGATRFENYEKHFAGQIGLGIAADYALKIGVDKIWARSKQLSELLRKKLNQLDGVQTRDLGREPCAIVTFTVSSKTAGEVKLLLNEKNINTSFVDAGGALMDMAERKLGNMIRASVHYYNTEEEIETFIDALKSILSS is encoded by the coding sequence ATGAATCCTGAAGAAGTTCAAAGGTATCGAGCCGAAACCCCCGGTACTCAACATGTGATCCACTTCAATAATGCTGGGTCTTCTCTCCTCCCCACTCCTGTATTTGATGCTGTTGATGCTTATTTGAAAAGTGAGTACCTCATCGGAGGCTACGAGACTTGTGATAAATACGCAGATGGCTTTGCATTTAGCAAAGAAAAGCTTGGTGAACTGATCGGCGCTAAAGCTGATGAAATTGCCCTGCTGGAAAGCGCTACCACTGCCTGGTACAAAGCTTTCCTCGGCCTGAATCTTCAAGAGGGAGATGTGGTATTGACCAGCCAAACGGAATATGTCAGTAATTTTCTGGGCTTTCTTAGGGAAAAGAAATACCAGGGAATTGAAATACAGATCATCCCGAATAATCAATGGGGAGAGATTGATGTGGAGGCCCTTGAGAAAATGATAAGTCCTTCTGTTAAACTTATTGCCATTTCTCACATTCCCACCAATGGGGGCTTAGTCCAGCCGGCTGCCGAAGTAGGAAGGATTGCTCATGCACATAATATCCCTTATCTGCTGGATGCCTGTCAGACTATTGGTCAAATTCCTGTAGACGTAGCAGACCTGGGTTGTGACATGCTGTCTGCCACCGGACGAAAATTTCTCCGAGGACCCAGAGGAACGGGGTTTCTTTATGTGAGAGAAGATTTCATGGATAAGCTGGATCCTCCTTTGCCTGATTTGTTCTCTTTTGAATGGGATGAAATCGAAAGTTATTCTCCTCGGCAAGGTGCCACTCGCTTTGAGAATTATGAAAAGCATTTTGCTGGCCAGATAGGACTTGGCATTGCTGCTGATTATGCCTTGAAAATAGGCGTCGATAAAATCTGGGCGCGCTCCAAACAGCTTTCCGAACTTTTGAGAAAAAAACTCAATCAATTGGATGGCGTACAAACCCGAGACCTTGGACGGGAACCCTGCGCAATCGTAACCTTTACAGTGTCTTCAAAGACTGCAGGAGAAGTTAAACTTCTTCTCAACGAAAAAAATATCAATACTTCCTTTGTAGATGCCGGTGGAGCTTTGATGGATATGGCGGAAAGGAAACTGGGAAATATGATCCGAGCCTCTGTTCATTATTATAATACTGAGGAAGAGATCGAAACATTTATTGATGCTTTGAAGTCAATATTGTCTAGCTAA